A single Aspergillus chevalieri M1 DNA, chromosome 3, nearly complete sequence DNA region contains:
- a CDS encoding homoserine acetyltransferase family protein (COG:E;~EggNog:ENOG410PHFQ;~InterPro:IPR000073,IPR008220,IPR029058;~PFAM:PF00561;~go_function: GO:0016747 - transferase activity, transferring acyl groups other than amino-acyl groups [Evidence IEA];~go_process: GO:0009058 - biosynthetic process [Evidence IEA]), giving the protein MSQQDYDVFKLGDWELQSGEKILDAHIAYKTFGDAESPAIVYPTWFSGSISDNIWLIGEDKTLNPNQYFIIIPALFGNGQSSSPSNQHTPGPFPKCTFYDNVRAQYTLVTQHLGLGHLRAVLGWSMGAAQTYQWATQYPDFMDLIVPFCGSARTALHNQVFLEGVKTALLAAKHVPSGGSGEDGVLDTGEMFRTWADREREVGLKAFGRGYAGWGLSQAFYREKLYETALGFQGLEDFMLNYWEKWALSKHPENLLVMLRTWQNGDISKQTPYDGNFEKALASIKAKALVLPSKTDLYFPPEDSEYEVACMQPGIGKLDMFPSIWGHWAGGPGENPEDVKWLDRQLSQFFSGN; this is encoded by the exons ATGTCACAGCAAGACTACGACGTCTTCAAGCTCGGGGATTGGGAGCTGCAGAGTGGAGAGAAGATCCTCGATGCTCATATCGCATACAAGACTTTTGGAGATGCTGAGAGTCCAGCCATTGTTTATCCAACCTGGTTCTCGGGGT CCATCTCGGATAATATCTGGCTGATAGGCGAAGACAAAACCCTTAACCCCAATCAATACTTCATTATCATCCCAGCTCTTTTCGGTAATGGGCAATCGTCGTCCCCTTCAAACCAACACACCCCAGGCCCGTTCCCCAAGTGCACCTTTTACGATAATGTCCGTGCCCAGTACACCCTTGTGACGCAGCATCTGGGCCTCGGCCATTTGCGCGCTGTCCTCGGGTGGTCGATGGGCGCGGCTCAGACCTATCAATGGGCGACTCAGTATCCGGATTTTATGGACTTGATTGTTCCTTTCTGTGGATCAGCAAGGACCGCTCTTCACAACCAGGTCTTTCTCGAGGGTGTCAAGACGGCTCTTTTGGCGGCGAAGCATGTCCCTTCTGGGGGCTCGGGGGAGGATGGCGTTCTTGATACCGGAGAGATGTTTAGGACTTGGGCGGACAGGGAAAGGGAGGTTGGTCTCAAGGCGTTTGGTAGAGGCTATGCTGGTTG GGGACTCAGCCAAGCCTTCTACCGAGAAAAGCTGTATGAGACAGCCCTCGGTTTCCAAGGGCTAGAAGACTTTATGCTGAATTATTGGGAGAAATGGGCTCTTTCCAAGC ACCCGGAAAACCTGTTGGTGATGTTGCGGACTTGGCAAAACGGCGACATCTCGAAGCAAACGCCGTATGACGGTAACTTTGAGAAGGCGCTTGCGTCAATTAAAGCCAAGGCGCTTGTTTTACCCTCAAAGACAGATCTCTATTTTCC CCCGGAAGATTCAGAATACGAGGTCGCATGCATGCAGCCGGGAATTGGAAAGCTGGATATGTTTCCATCCATTTGGGGTC ACTGGGCTGGCGGGCCTGGAGAGAATCCGGAGGATGTCAAATGGCTGGATAGACAACTATCCCAGTTCTTTTCTGGAAATTGA
- the PAP1 gene encoding polynucleotide adenylyltransferase (COG:A;~EggNog:ENOG410PIVC;~InterPro:IPR014492,IPR043519,IPR007012,IPR011068, IPR007010;~PFAM:PF04928,PF04926;~TransMembrane:1 (i140-159o);~go_component: GO:0005634 - nucleus [Evidence IEA];~go_function: GO:0003723 - RNA binding [Evidence IEA];~go_function: GO:0004652 - polynucleotide adenylyltransferase activity [Evidence IEA];~go_function: GO:0016779 - nucleotidyltransferase activity [Evidence IEA];~go_process: GO:0031123 - RNA 3'-end processing [Evidence IEA];~go_process: GO:0043631 - RNA polyadenylation [Evidence IEA]) has product MFSGSSNDDDMTGSDIDTLVLGPKHVSIEDFFSDFPPVLEQMAPSGAIEKVTPVPDAFVPIIKLELSGISIDLLFARLIVPSIPLNLDLKNNDYLRGLDEREARSLNGTRVTDEILELVPQQKTFRLALRAIKLWAQRRAIYANIVGFPGGVAWAMLVARVCQLYPQATGSVIVGKFFRIMNKWAWPQPVLLKPIEDGPLQIKVWNPKIYHGDRFHLMPIITPAYPSMCATHNVSLSTKAVILRELARGGDIVDKIFMKQLNWNDLFARHSFFTNDYKYYLSITASSKTKEAEAVWSGLVESKLRHLVGALDRKGTIAVSHPFPKGFERTHTVSNDQEAEAVKNGSTKYQAKGTKTETTDEVADVNHQVAAQNGIQHPENVETGEQKTNGETRTIYTTTYYIGLELKPLEPGASRSLDISTDAQIFKSTCTSWAGFQPGINDLSIIHVRNFDLPDDVFEPGDIRPTRPKKKIVKKTEATAQKRNIDSLEVSPRYKGYGIYHMSTVVICLFNT; this is encoded by the exons ATGTTTTCTGGATCTTctaatgatgatgatatgacAGGGTCGGATATCGATACGTTGGTCCTCGGTCCGAAACATGTCTCCATTGAGGACTTCTTTTCCGATTTCCCTCCCGTCCTTGAGCAGATGGCTCCCTCGGGAGCCATTGAGAAGGTGACACCCGTTCCGGACGCCTTTGTCCCGATCATTAAGCTCGAATTGTCCGGGATCAGCATCGATCTGCTTTTTGCCCGTTTGATCGTCCCTTCGATTCCGCTCAACCTTGACTTGAAGAACAATGATTACCTCAGGGGTCTGGATGAACGGGAGGCTCGTTCCCTCAATGGAACTCGTGTGACCGACGAGATCCTCGAGCTCGTGCCTCAGCAGAAGACATTCCGCTTGGCACTGCGCGCCATCAAGCTTTGGGCACAGC GCCGCGCTATTTATGCCAACATCGTTGGTTTCCCAGGTGGTGTCGCATGGGCCATGCTGGTGGCCCGAGTATGTCAGTTGTATCCTCAGGCAACTGGATCGGTGATTGTTGGCAAATTTTTCCGGATCATGAACAAATGGGCCTGGCCTCAGCCTGTGTTGCTGAAGCCAATTGAAGATGGGCCTCTTCAGATTAAAGTTTGGAATCCTAAG ATCTACCACGGCGATCGGTTCCACCTAATGCCCATCATCACACCAGCCTATCCCTCCATGTGTGCCACCCACAACGTCTCCTTGTCGACCAAGGCGGTCATTCTCCGTGAGCTCGCGCGTGGTGGTGATATCGTGGACAAGATTTTCATGAAGCAACTGAATTGGAATGATCTCTTCGCTCGTCACTCATTCTTCACGAACGACTACAAATACTATCTCAGTATTACCGCGTCCAGCAAAACCAAGGAGGCGGAGGCCGTCTGGTCCGGTCTGGTTGAATCCAAGTTGAGACACTTGGTCGGAGCTCTGGATAGGAAGGGAACTATCGCAGTATCGCACCCTTTTCCGAAGGGCTTCGAGCGCACACATACCGTCAGCAACGACCAGGAAGCAGAGGCAGTCAAAAACGGGTCTACCAAGTACCAGGCAAAGGGGACAAAAACTGAGACTACTGATGAGGTGGCAGACGTAAACCATCAAGTCGCAGCTCAGAATGGTATCCAGCATCCTGAGAACGTGGAAACGGGTGAGCAGAAAACCAACGGGGAAACGCGGACTATCTACACCACGACCTACTACATTGGACTGGAGTTGAAGCCGTTGGAGCCAG GCGCATCGCGATCATTGGACATTTCGACCGACGCTCAAATCTTCAAATCGACGTGTACTTCCTGGGCTGGTTTCCAGCCGGGGATCAACGATCTGTCGATCATTCATGTGCGCAA TTTCGACTTGCCCGATGATGTTTTCGAGCCAGGAGACATTCGCCCCACCCGTCCTAAGAAGAAGATTGTCAAGAAGACCGAAGCGACCGCCCAGAAGCGCAACATCGATTCGTTGGAAGTAAGTCCACGCTATAAGGGATATGGGATATACCATATGTCGACGGTGGTGATATGCCTTTTCAATACTTGA
- the adB gene encoding adenylosuccinate synthase ADE12 (COG:F;~EggNog:ENOG410PFCH;~InterPro:IPR018220,IPR027417,IPR042110,IPR042111, IPR033128,IPR001114,IPR042109;~PFAM:PF00709;~go_function: GO:0004019 - adenylosuccinate synthase activity [Evidence IEA];~go_function: GO:0005525 - GTP binding [Evidence IEA];~go_process: GO:0006164 - purine nucleotide biosynthetic process [Evidence IEA]) yields the protein MGITIVLGSQWGDEGKGKITDMLSQEATLCARAAGGHNAGHTIVHDNITYDFHILPSGLVSPKCVNLIGAGTVVHVPSFFKELAALEEKGLTSAGKRIFISDRAHVCFNLHSVVDGLEEAKLGGRKVGTTGKGIGPCYSDKASRRGVRVGEILDEALFERKLRTLDAGYRSRFGELDYNVEDEIALFKEYRKIIKPYVVDQLTFLQEYKNAPNTLVEGANALMLDLDHGTYPFVTSSSTGLGGAIQGLSLNPTSITHIVGVVKAYTTRVGSGPFPTEQLNEHGDKLQSAGREFGVTTGRRRRCGWFDLVLCRYSQAINHYTALNLTKLDILDDFDEIKVGVAYILPDGTRVDNSFPASAEELEKIQVEYVTLPGWKSNTMGAMKYEDLPPNAQAYIEFIEKGLGGVPVKYIGTGPSRDHMIVRD from the exons ATGGGGATTACAATTGTTCTTGGTTCGCAATGGGGTGATGAAG GAAAGGGGAAGATTACAGACATGCTGTCGCAAGAGGCTACTCTTTGCGCTCGTGCCGCTGGTGGTCACA ACGCCGGCCACACCATCGTCCACGACAACATCACCTATGACTTCCACATCCTCCCCTCCGGCCTCGTGTCCCCCAAGTGCGTCAACCTGATCGGCGCCGGTACCGTCGTGCATGTCCCCAGCTTCTTCAAGGAACTGGCCGCCctggaggagaagggtcTGACCTCCGCTGGCAAGCGCATCTTCATCTCTGACCGCGCCCACGTCTGCTTTAACTTGCACTCTGTTGTGGATGGCCTTGAGGAGGCGAAGCTGGGTGGTCGCAAGGTTGGTACTACGGGTAAGGGTATTGGGCCTTGCTATAGCGATAAGGCATCGCGGAGAGGTGTGCGGGTTGGTGAGATTCTCGATGAGGCGCTTTTTGAGCGCAAGTTGAGGACGTTGGATGCTGGGTATCGTTCGCGATTTGGGGAGTTGGATTATAATGTTGAGGATGAGATTGCGCTTTTCAAG GAATACCGCAAGATCATCAAGCCCTACGTCGTCGACCAGCTCACCTTCCTCCAAGAGTACAAGAACGCCCCCAACACCTTGGTCGAGGGTGCCAACGCGCTCATGCTCGACCTCGACCACGGAACTTACCCCTTTGTCACCTCCTCGTCTACCGGCCTCGGCGGTGCCATCCAGGGTCTCTCCCTGAACCCCACTAGCATCACCCACATCGTCGGTGTCGTCAAGGCCTACACCACCCGTGTCGGCTCCGGCCCCTTCCCCACCGAACAACTCAACGAACACGGCGACAAGCTGCAAAGCGCCGGTCGCGAATTTGGCGTCACCACCGGCCGTCGCCGCCGCTGCGGCTGGTTTGACCTCGTCCTGTGCCGCTACTCCCAGGCCATCAACCACTACACCGCGCTGAACCTGACCAAGCTCGACATCCTTGACGACTTCGACGAGATCAAGGTCGGTGTCGCGTACATCCTGCCCGATGGCACGCGCGTTGACAACTCGTTCCCCGCTAGCGCGGAGGAACTCGAGAAGATCCAGGTTGAGTATGTCACTCTGCCGGGCTGGAAGAGCAACACCATGGGTGCGATGAAGTATGAGGACTTGCCGCCTAACGCGCAGGCCTACATTGAGTTCATTGAGAAGGGTCTCGGCGGTGTTCCCGTCAAGTACATCGGTACTGGTCCTTCTCGGGATCACATGATTGTTCGGGACTAA
- a CDS encoding DnaJ domain protein (COG:O;~EggNog:ENOG410QDQN;~InterPro:IPR001623,IPR036869,IPR018253;~PFAM:PF00226), translated as MVKADVRRDYYADLGLGPSAESEDIKKQFRKLALKYHPDRNPGKEVEFIAKFQAIQAAHEILSDPQHRLRYDTDRLRAGYGRQYAAHARANTSRRAPASHSSGASTNSQPFSARGQQANNGPSSGAQRYASYAKAAPQQSWGKKDEGQTRADAFRGFQGMKNGSPNASGWSNFDPKTGRTGTAKANGTSTGHTPRTKSAYEYFKTSSKPTEGAGTTRAQASRRKNGFAPGTAGGDEPMAANTSAYTSTPRDSRHSGYFFDNSIPSPTAKRADGPEERARSQYAGASGEKTFFSSAWLGRDGTRRASRTNPPSPTPPPSEASRHRSVSPSHLKTNRNRTYAPSTSSSDADDDSETDDPYERNVPSSSHKPKAVPKSRIRRPHYQKPADPRDWSSGTGHDSDSAAAPRNPFAGTFASANFQPEMDPSQSKSSSHGNLRKEFSAKDWQDASQGGWFGFFMPKPSEPDTTRATQSPNTRGRPTTRNSASWARQSAGPSDQDSSRSGSAAQQQPTPFVGAKFSADDWVEQFKNMSWAAPKNEGKQAQANAARARSPKKQTRPAASKTRPTPQPASVATEAEEAEVAAEDKDEQQFDKVADEGGEAMDLDDDTPVKPTAVPPAPENKQPLKSQPSVNVGKTKEADSKDFNLKDLKDAAPFTSSKGGIDDLQDISVTLPFESRAKVPRKTARDIRPRELACPNPPKRPRRPALNPLGIGSQLVLPRPAWERYVAEMNTYMREWNEFNRRMLRHFNARQEANESGLAPGWISAVGDSSRLKINQDDPDAEDNNDPDNEDSVDDLLPGSAKGGYTAYLRAIEEDVKVRKHWDVACELHRECILELGELREWLLNGGKLM; from the exons ATGGTGAAAGCAGACGTGAGACGGGATTACTATGCGGATTTGGGTCTTGGGCCCAGTGCGGAATCGGAGGATATTAAGAAGCAGTTTAGAAAGCTAG CGTTGAAATACCACCCCGATAGGAATCCTGGGAAAGAAGTCGAATTCATCGCCAAGTTCCAGGCAATCCAAGCGGCACATGAAATCCTCAGTGATCCCCAACACCGGTTGAGATATGATACGGATCGGTTACGCGCTGGATATGGCAGGCAGTACGCCGCGCACGCAAGAGCGAATACTTCACGAAGGGCCCCTGCCAGCCACAGTTCTGGCGCCTCTACGAATTCGCAACCGTTCTCTGCCCGTGGTCAACAAGCGAACAATGGACCGTCGTCCGGCGCCCAAAGATACGCTAGCTATGCTAAGGCAGCGCCTCAGCAATCGTGGGGCAAGAAGGATGAAGGACAGACTCGGGCTGACGCTTTTCGCGGATTCCAGGGTATGAAGAACGGCAGCCCGAACGCGTCTGGCTGGTCGAATTTTGACCCCAAAACTGGTCGTACGGGTACAGCCAAGGCCAATGGGACATCGACCGGTCACACGCCGAGAACTAAATCGGCCTATGAGTACTTCAAAACATCGTCCAAGCCGACAGAGGGTGCCGGAACGACTCGTGCTCAGGCAAGTAGGAGGAAGAACGGCTTTGCGCCGGGTACCGCGGGTGGTGATGAGCCGATGGCTGCAAACACTTCCGCCTACACGAGTACACCCCGGGATTCGCGACACTCAGGTTACTTTTTCGACAACTCTATCCCTTCGCCTACCGCCAAGAGAGCAGATGGTCCAGAGGAACGAGCCAGGAGTCAGTATGCCGGCGCCAGTGGAGAAAAGACATTCTTCTCCAGTGCTTGGCTCGGACGTGATGGTACTCGTCGTGCCTCTCGGACAAACCCACCCAGTCCGACGCCACCACCATCGGAAGCAAGCAGACATCGGAGCGTCAGTCCTTCTCATCTGAAGACGAACAGGAACCGGACATACGCACCTTCCACGAGCTCAAGTGATGCCGACGACGACAGCGAAACCGATGACCCATATGAAAGGAACGTACCATCGTCATCACACAAACCCAAGGCCGTCCCGAAGAGCAGAATACGACGACCTCATTATCAGAAACCGGCTGACCCGCGGGACTGGAGTTCCGGAACTG GACATGATTCGGATAGTGCTGCTGCTCCTAGGAATCCATTTGCTGGGACTTTTGCGTCGGCTAACTTTCAGCCTGAGATGGATCC GAGCCAATCTAAGAGTAGTAGCCATGGAAACTTGAGAAAGGAATTCTCCGCCAAAGACTGGCAGGATGCATCTCAAGGGGGCTGGTTCGGTTTCTTCATGCCAAAACCATCGGAACCGGATACGACTCGAGCAACACAAAGCCCCAATACTCGTGGACGGCCAACGACCCGGAACTCAGCTTCATGGGCGCGACAGTCAGCAGGCCCTTCGGACCAGGATTCTTCTCGCTCGGGATCGGCAGCCCAACAGCAACCGACTCCATTTGTCGGAGCCAAATTCTCTGCAGACGACTGGGTTGAGCAATTCAAAAATATGTCCTGGGCCGCACCGAAAAACGAAGGGAAACAGGCTCAGGCCAATGCTGCTCGTGCAAGGAGCCCTAAGAAGCAGACGAGGCCCGCGGCTTCGAAGACGCGGCCGACACCGCAGCCCGCGAGTGTTGCTACTGAAGCCGAGGAGGCTGAAGTAGCCGCGGAAGATAAGGATGAACAGCAGTTTGATAAGGTGGCTGATGAGGGTGGTGAAGCCATGGATCTTGATGATGATACCCCTGTCAAACCAACTGCTGTACCGCCAGCGCCTGAGAACAAGCAGCCATTGAAATCACAACCATCAGTCAATGTTGGCAAGACCAAGGAAGCCGACTCCAAAGATTTCAACCTGAAGGACCTCAAAGACGCAGCACCGTTTACTAGCTCCAAGGGGGGCATCGACGACCTACAGGATATCAGCGTGACCCTTCCCTTCGAATCACGCGCCAAAGTCCCAAGGAAAACTGCACGCGACATCCGTCCTCGCGAACTTGCCTGTCCAAATCCGCCCAAGCGACCACGCCGTCCAGCTTTGAACCCGCTCGGTATCGGATCTCAACTGGTGCTCCCTCGGCCCGCATGGGAACGGTACGTGGCAGAAATGAACACCTACATGCGCGAGTGGAATGAATTCAACCGCCGGATGCTGCGGCATTTCAATGCCCGCCAGGAAGCCAACGAATCTGGCCTGGCGCCTGGCTGGATCAGTGCAGTTGGCGATTCTTCTCGACTTAAGATCAACCAAGATGACCCGGATGCTGAAGATAACAACGACCCCGATAATGAAGACAGCGTTGACGATCTGTTACCGGGAAGCGCCAAAGGCGGGTATACTGCGTATTTGCGCGCGATTGAAGAAGACGTCAAGGTCCGGAAGCATTGGGATGTGGCGTGTGAACTGCACCGGGAGTGTATATTGGAATTGGGGGAGTTACGGGAGTGGCTTTTGAATGGGGGAAAGTTGATGTGA